From Balaenoptera acutorostrata chromosome 8, mBalAcu1.1, whole genome shotgun sequence, the proteins below share one genomic window:
- the SFT2D3 gene encoding vesicle transport protein SFT2C, with amino-acid sequence MADLHRQLQEYLAQGKAGGQGAAEPLLAAGEAEEPTTGAGPAGAWLGRAGLRWTWARSSAEPATAAGPTCMPSVTRFQRLAASGVCLLLAALCFGLAALYAPVLLLRARKFALLWSLGSALALAGGTLLRGGAACGRLLRGEEAPSRPALLYVAALGATLYAALGLRSTLLTALGACAQVAALLAVLLGLLPRGAGTALRLTLGRLGPGATLAKALPV; translated from the coding sequence ATGGCGGACCTCCACCGTCAATTGCAGGAGTATCTGGCGCAGGGGAAAGCGGGCGGGCAGGGGGCCGCGGAGCCGCTGCTCGCCGCGGGAGAGGCGGAGGAGCCCACGACCGGGGCCGGGCCGGCGGGGGCGTGGCTCGGCCGCGCGGGCCTGCGCTGGACATGGGCGCGGAGCTCCGCGGAGCCGGCGACGGCGGCGGGACCGACGTGCATGCCGAGCGTGACGCGCTTTCAGCGGCTGGCGGCGAGCGGCGTGTGCCTGCTGCTGGCCGCGCTCTGCTTCGGCCTGGCCGCACTCTACGCGCCCGTGTTGCTGCTGCGCGCCCGCAAGTTCGCGCTGCTGTGGTCGCTGGGCTCGGCGCTGGCGCTAGCGGGCGGCACGCTCCTGCGGGGCGGTGCGGCGTGCGGACGCCTGCTGCGCGGCGAGGAGGCGCCGTCGCGGCCGGCGCTGCTCTACGTGGCCGCGCTGGGCGCTACGCTGTACGCGGCGCTGGGTCTGCGCAGCACGTTACTCACGGCGCTGGGCGCCTGCGCGCAGGTGGCCGCGCTGCTCGCCGTGCTGTTGGGACTGCTCCCCCGCGGCGCGGGCACCGCGCTGCGCCTGACGCTCGGGCGCCTGGGTCCGGGCGCCACCCTCGCCAAGGCGCTTCCCGTGTGA